In one Aggregicoccus sp. 17bor-14 genomic region, the following are encoded:
- a CDS encoding kelch repeat-containing protein, producing the protein MWPASVRLRLLAAALVLTLPAGCSLFESEGTRLPLQLVTRACAGTPPLEGATHLRLRVTGEGMAPLERLVPVGSPPEALEGVPPGPARVLEVRAYQNRPEEGGRVVALGRTAPFDVAGGAAPSQRVVVRRVNAFTPVSDVEHPETCGALAAPRAGHSATLLQDGRVLVAGGFALQAGARVALSSAELYAPDTGTLSAAPDLGSARAFHSASLLPSGSVLLAGGENAAGPLADALRVDLAQGGVASFPLERARSQHAAAVDSAGHVLLAGGVGEGGGVVAPAEARVQDGAAAAPVAVPLPRLGASALRTPGDGLAVVGGSDGSALVQDVVLLRFGAAGFESAGPPARLLQGRRAAAVAPWAGGASALVLGGFDTPTESPTTQRALATSELVALTPGARATPGPNVGARADACAVALPDGRVLAAGGRTGEPGTLPQSSDAAELIVPPAADASTPLPVVLGLARLEAGRWAHTCTLLADGTVLVVGGLKEAPGEVGVVREVLGDVLVFTPAPVD; encoded by the coding sequence ATGTGGCCCGCCTCCGTCCGCCTCCGCCTGCTCGCCGCCGCCCTCGTGCTGACGCTCCCCGCGGGGTGCTCCCTCTTCGAGAGCGAGGGGACGCGCCTGCCGCTGCAGCTCGTCACCCGCGCCTGCGCGGGAACGCCTCCGCTCGAGGGGGCCACGCACCTGCGCCTGCGCGTCACCGGCGAGGGCATGGCCCCGCTCGAGCGCCTGGTGCCGGTGGGCTCTCCGCCCGAGGCGCTCGAGGGCGTGCCCCCGGGCCCCGCGCGCGTGCTCGAGGTGCGCGCCTACCAGAACCGGCCCGAGGAGGGCGGGCGCGTGGTGGCGCTCGGGCGCACCGCGCCCTTCGACGTCGCCGGGGGAGCCGCCCCCTCGCAGCGCGTGGTGGTGCGGCGGGTGAATGCCTTCACCCCGGTGAGCGACGTGGAGCACCCGGAGACCTGCGGCGCGCTCGCCGCGCCGCGCGCGGGCCACAGCGCCACGCTGCTGCAGGACGGCCGGGTGCTCGTGGCGGGGGGCTTCGCGCTGCAGGCCGGCGCGCGCGTCGCCCTCTCGAGCGCCGAGCTCTACGCGCCGGACACGGGCACGCTCTCCGCAGCGCCGGACCTGGGCAGCGCGCGCGCCTTCCACTCCGCCTCGCTCCTGCCCAGCGGCAGCGTGCTGCTCGCCGGCGGAGAGAATGCGGCCGGGCCGCTCGCGGACGCGCTGCGGGTGGACCTCGCGCAGGGGGGCGTGGCGAGCTTCCCGCTCGAGCGCGCGCGCAGCCAGCACGCGGCCGCGGTGGACAGCGCGGGGCACGTGCTGCTCGCGGGCGGGGTGGGGGAGGGCGGAGGCGTGGTGGCGCCGGCCGAGGCGCGCGTGCAGGACGGCGCCGCTGCGGCGCCGGTGGCCGTGCCGCTGCCGCGCCTCGGCGCGAGCGCGCTGCGCACCCCCGGAGACGGGCTCGCCGTGGTGGGCGGCTCGGACGGCAGCGCGCTCGTCCAGGACGTGGTGCTGCTGCGCTTCGGCGCTGCGGGCTTCGAGAGCGCGGGGCCCCCTGCGCGCCTGCTGCAGGGGCGGCGCGCGGCGGCCGTGGCGCCCTGGGCGGGCGGCGCGAGCGCCCTGGTGCTGGGCGGCTTCGACACGCCCACCGAGTCCCCCACGACGCAGCGGGCCCTGGCCACGAGCGAGCTGGTGGCGCTCACGCCGGGGGCCCGCGCGACGCCAGGCCCCAACGTGGGCGCGCGCGCGGACGCGTGCGCCGTGGCGCTGCCGGACGGCCGCGTGCTCGCCGCGGGAGGCCGCACGGGCGAGCCCGGCACCCTCCCGCAGAGCAGCGACGCGGCGGAGCTCATCGTCCCGCCCGCCGCGGACGCGAGCACGCCGCTGCCCGTGGTGCTGGGGCTCGCGCGGCTCGAGGCCGGCCGCTGGGCGCACACCTGCACCTTGCTCGCGGACGGCACCGTGCTCGTGGTGGGCGGCCTGAAGGAGGCGCCGGGCGAGGTGGGCGTGGTGCGGGAGGTGCTCGGGGACGTGCTCGTGTTCACGCCGGCGCCGGTGGACTGA
- a CDS encoding HAMP domain-containing sensor histidine kinase — MKLSLASRIFLGYAAVLVTFGAVSLFSVAELHRNRLEIRLVSQGYLQLSQDAAALETFHTNQEKDTARLLEEQTPETRRALIRLTRLYYPPLIGERLSAASAQARQVYGFAPSSELPFVQELVWRFADLASRERAYGRAADAVYLALAGGEPGSVVRATAELRQQETSIGRDIRYLRAALDNRIRERVQKAEERERRTGLYIITLSLLAVGVGLGATVAAARSLRPMRTLIEGVIRIGRGDYSAQLGVRGQDEVAVLAREFDAMAKSLRAREQELRANQELLLRAEQLAAVGRISAQIAHEVRNPLSSIGLNVELLEEAVARAPFTTEAEAREARDILGAVTREVDRLTEVTEQYLRLARPPRASLTAEDLGELLGGVLDFSREELERAGVQVVRALPAELPPVLADEAQLRQVFLNLLRNAREAMPAGGRLTVSAREGTPGTDGDGAWVEAVFEDTGHGMSEAVRARIFEPFFSTKAQGTGLGLAVSQQILQAHGGSLTCHSSPGAGTTFVLRLPRA; from the coding sequence ATGAAGCTCTCCCTCGCCTCCCGCATCTTCCTCGGCTACGCGGCGGTGCTCGTCACCTTCGGGGCGGTGTCCCTGTTCAGCGTGGCGGAGCTGCACCGCAACCGGCTGGAGATCCGCCTGGTGAGCCAGGGCTACCTGCAGCTGTCCCAGGACGCCGCGGCGCTCGAGACCTTCCACACGAACCAGGAGAAGGACACCGCGCGGCTGCTCGAGGAGCAGACCCCCGAGACGCGCCGCGCGCTCATCCGGCTCACCCGCCTGTACTACCCGCCGCTCATCGGGGAGCGGCTCTCGGCGGCGAGCGCGCAGGCCCGGCAGGTGTACGGCTTCGCGCCCTCCTCCGAGCTGCCCTTCGTGCAGGAGCTGGTGTGGCGCTTCGCAGACCTCGCCTCGCGCGAGCGCGCCTACGGCCGCGCGGCGGACGCGGTGTACCTCGCGCTCGCCGGGGGTGAGCCGGGCAGCGTGGTGCGGGCGACCGCGGAGCTGCGCCAGCAGGAGACCTCCATCGGGCGCGACATCCGCTACCTGCGCGCCGCGCTGGACAACCGCATCCGCGAGCGCGTGCAGAAGGCCGAGGAGCGCGAGCGGCGCACCGGCCTGTACATCATCACGCTCTCGCTGCTCGCGGTGGGCGTGGGGCTCGGGGCGACGGTGGCCGCCGCGCGCAGCCTGCGCCCCATGCGCACGCTCATCGAGGGCGTCATCCGCATCGGGCGCGGCGACTACAGCGCGCAGCTGGGCGTGCGCGGCCAGGACGAGGTGGCGGTGCTCGCGCGCGAGTTCGACGCCATGGCCAAGAGCCTGCGCGCGCGCGAGCAGGAGCTGCGCGCGAACCAGGAGCTGCTCCTGCGCGCCGAGCAGCTCGCGGCCGTGGGGCGCATCAGCGCGCAGATCGCCCACGAGGTCAGAAACCCCCTCTCCTCCATCGGGCTCAACGTGGAGCTCCTGGAGGAGGCGGTGGCGCGCGCCCCCTTCACCACCGAGGCCGAGGCCCGCGAGGCGCGCGACATCCTCGGCGCGGTGACGCGCGAGGTGGACCGGCTCACCGAGGTGACCGAGCAGTACCTGCGCCTCGCGCGTCCGCCGCGCGCGAGCCTCACGGCCGAGGACCTGGGCGAGCTGCTCGGGGGCGTGCTGGACTTCTCGCGCGAGGAGCTGGAGCGCGCGGGCGTGCAGGTGGTGCGCGCGCTTCCCGCCGAGCTGCCCCCGGTGCTCGCGGACGAGGCGCAGCTGCGCCAGGTCTTCCTCAACCTGCTGCGCAACGCGCGCGAGGCGATGCCCGCGGGAGGGCGGCTCACGGTGAGCGCGCGCGAGGGCACGCCCGGCACGGACGGCGACGGCGCGTGGGTGGAGGCGGTGTTCGAGGACACGGGCCACGGGATGAGCGAGGCGGTGCGCGCGCGCATCTTCGAGCCCTTCTTCTCCACGAAGGCGCAGGGCACGGGGCTGGGGCTGGCGGTGAGCCAGCAGATCCTGCAGGCGCACGGCGGCTCGCTCACCTGCCACAGCAGCCCCGGCGCCGGCACCACCTTCGTGTTAAGGCTGCCGCGCGCATGA
- a CDS encoding pitrilysin family protein: protein MSFVTHRDVLPSGLRVVTVETPHLHTALLAVYVRTGSRHETPANNGVSHFLEHLFFRGSERYPDSVRMNALVEEVGGNLNGVTTRDHGYYYTPLHPAHLDVAVDVLGDMLTRPRLTDMEVERQIILEEMLDEVDEKGRDIDLDNLSKQLLFADHPLALKIAGTVESVKALTHRQVVEHFHRHYVTGNLVFTVAGPVRHADMLQLAEKAFAGVPRGPASTELPPPAPTRGPRFHFVAHDEAQTDFRLNFPTVPEHHPDFAPLGLLRRLLDDGLSSRLPHEIVEKRGLAYSVHASLETFHDAGFFEIDAASAPDKASLVVAEALRTLGTLCDEVVSDEELARAKRRHRLLLDFSQDSPGELAGWFGGTELFRPPETFEQRVRAVDAQTPHSVREAARRYFHRENLTVVAVGQRKGVKALERVVAAAEGLPEAP, encoded by the coding sequence ATGAGCTTCGTGACCCACCGTGACGTGCTGCCCTCGGGGCTGCGCGTCGTCACCGTCGAGACGCCCCACCTCCACACCGCGCTGCTCGCGGTCTACGTCCGCACCGGCAGCCGCCACGAGACCCCCGCCAACAACGGGGTGAGCCACTTCCTCGAGCACCTCTTCTTCCGCGGCTCCGAGCGCTACCCGGACAGCGTGCGGATGAACGCCCTGGTGGAGGAGGTGGGCGGCAACCTCAACGGCGTCACCACCCGCGACCACGGCTACTACTACACCCCCTTGCACCCCGCGCACCTGGACGTGGCGGTGGACGTGCTGGGCGACATGCTCACCCGCCCCCGGCTCACCGACATGGAGGTCGAGCGGCAGATCATCCTCGAGGAGATGCTCGACGAGGTGGACGAGAAGGGCCGGGACATCGACCTGGACAACCTCTCCAAGCAGCTGCTCTTCGCAGACCACCCGCTCGCGCTGAAGATCGCGGGCACGGTGGAGTCGGTGAAGGCGCTCACCCACCGGCAGGTGGTGGAGCACTTCCACCGCCACTACGTCACCGGCAACCTGGTGTTCACGGTGGCGGGGCCGGTGCGCCACGCGGACATGCTGCAGCTCGCCGAGAAGGCCTTCGCGGGCGTGCCCCGCGGCCCCGCGAGCACGGAGCTGCCGCCGCCCGCGCCCACGCGCGGGCCCCGCTTCCACTTCGTGGCGCACGACGAGGCGCAGACGGACTTCCGCCTCAACTTCCCCACCGTGCCCGAGCACCACCCGGACTTCGCGCCGCTGGGGCTCTTGCGCCGGCTGCTCGACGACGGGCTCAGCTCGCGGCTGCCGCACGAGATCGTGGAGAAGCGCGGCCTCGCCTACTCCGTGCACGCCTCGCTCGAGACCTTCCACGACGCCGGCTTCTTCGAGATCGACGCGGCGAGCGCGCCGGACAAGGCCTCGCTCGTGGTGGCCGAGGCGCTGCGCACGCTGGGCACGCTCTGCGACGAGGTGGTGAGCGACGAGGAGCTCGCGCGCGCGAAGCGCCGCCACCGCCTGCTGCTGGACTTCAGCCAGGACTCCCCGGGCGAGCTCGCCGGCTGGTTCGGCGGCACCGAGCTGTTCCGCCCGCCGGAGACCTTCGAGCAGCGCGTGCGGGCGGTGGATGCGCAGACCCCGCACAGCGTGCGCGAGGCGGCGCGCCGCTACTTCCACCGCGAGAACCTCACCGTGGTGGCCGTGGGCCAGCGCAAGGGCGTCAAGGCGCTCGAGCGCGTGGTGGCCGCCGCCGAGGGGCTGCCCGAAGCCCCCTGA
- a CDS encoding serine hydrolase domain-containing protein, producing MSVRRPWLPLAVLLLCACSGSGGSEPPAPDSGTPPGLPDAGAPDAGDPDAGSAGRFDAVDALVAAAVADAGVPGATLAVYDAQDHRVFVKSYGDFAPDRRVAVASASKLVSAVVLLRLVDAGVLSLDSTTGSVLGWTGPEGAVTLRQLLSFTSGLQAAPNCTLNPATTLRACADAIGAAGLTGTPGAQFEYGSGHLQVAAAMAETVTRKRWAQLFEEQLKVPLGLTSAELAYFTFPRQASGTLNPLVAGGLRATVDEYARLLSVVFHKGQLPTGPLADPALFDTQAREPYPDARIVASPMQDHGLPYRYGLGNWLECGTPATGCPVVSSPGAFGFDPWVDRVGNYYAILGMQLETDDNEGVGSFSVFLEEQLRPLLREALQPAP from the coding sequence GTGTCCGTCCGCCGCCCCTGGCTCCCCCTCGCCGTCCTCCTGCTCTGTGCGTGCAGCGGCTCTGGAGGCTCCGAGCCCCCCGCGCCGGACTCCGGAACGCCGCCGGGGCTGCCCGACGCAGGCGCGCCGGACGCAGGGGACCCGGACGCCGGGAGCGCCGGCCGCTTCGATGCCGTGGACGCGCTGGTGGCGGCGGCCGTGGCGGACGCAGGGGTGCCCGGGGCGACGCTCGCGGTGTACGACGCGCAGGACCACCGCGTCTTCGTGAAGTCCTACGGCGACTTCGCTCCGGACCGGCGCGTGGCGGTGGCCTCCGCGAGCAAGCTCGTCTCGGCCGTGGTGCTGCTGCGCCTGGTGGACGCGGGCGTGCTCTCGCTCGACTCGACCACGGGCAGCGTGCTCGGGTGGACGGGACCCGAGGGCGCGGTGACCCTGCGCCAGCTGCTCTCCTTCACCTCGGGGCTGCAGGCGGCTCCCAACTGCACCCTCAACCCGGCCACCACGCTGCGCGCCTGCGCGGACGCCATCGGCGCCGCGGGGCTCACCGGCACGCCGGGCGCCCAGTTCGAGTACGGCAGCGGGCACCTGCAGGTGGCTGCCGCCATGGCCGAGACCGTGACACGCAAGCGCTGGGCGCAGCTCTTCGAGGAGCAGCTGAAGGTGCCGCTGGGCCTCACGAGCGCGGAGCTCGCGTACTTCACCTTCCCGCGCCAGGCCTCCGGCACGCTCAATCCCCTGGTGGCGGGCGGCCTGCGCGCGACGGTGGACGAGTACGCGCGGCTGCTCTCGGTGGTGTTCCACAAGGGCCAGCTCCCGACGGGCCCGCTCGCCGACCCCGCGCTCTTCGACACGCAGGCGCGCGAGCCCTACCCGGACGCGCGCATCGTCGCCTCGCCGATGCAGGACCACGGCCTCCCCTACCGCTACGGCCTGGGCAACTGGCTCGAGTGCGGCACCCCCGCCACGGGCTGCCCCGTGGTCTCTTCACCGGGCGCCTTCGGCTTCGACCCGTGGGTGGACCGCGTGGGCAACTACTACGCCATCCTCGGCATGCAGCTGGAGACGGACGACAACGAGGGCGTGGGGAGCTTCTCGGTGTTCCTCGAGGAGCAGCTGCGCCCGCTGCTGCGCGAGGCCCTGCAGCCCGCGCCCTGA
- a CDS encoding sulfatase-like hydrolase/transferase: MERGTDTPAPRSALQELARSLAARALALSGVFVLLKVGLVRWYAARGVDALAGVAPHRVPALAGADLLAAAAVFVVALAAVLPLAAWGRRGGQRLAGALGAAPFAAAALVGCVSFKVNQAYGRPLSFGLLALASSGVGALRDSVLASVDALLLAVTAAALLAVLLAPRVLGPALRRLGAVGAGALVLGLGAAGGGAAQLLFRNVYAFGLKTNPLVELARSLPRRPASAHDVLRELEASERRLEGHGGAALDLSSHLAPGHEPGHPELRGKAAGYNLLLVVLESTAARYVDAQTAPTLAGLGAEGLRYEHHFTTAPFTLTAQYSLYYSAYLPFADFDGRTLYGRPPPSASLLESFKAAGYDTALFCSAFFYFADLGWLFEHKGVDTLAGGEQLQRPEHPVHSWGVQESQTVEALSAWLAEHRGGPFFAIYNPITPHHPYHAPLAARRFAGYGVEDNYRNALSYTDQQVAQLLEVLRRLELERRTVVVVVSDHGETVLGPGGAAGHGLDFSDAEFRTPFLVWAPELLRQPQREALFTNHLDVAPTLASLFGLPQPAGWQGRDLLAPQVERRTLYLGLGASNRSGLIDNGYALEHNANDGSLHGYTVTADLFTPLDSLPEALAAQGPAVQDFEARLKLRHLRAALQADGPPQSPSRGEPRAADQL, translated from the coding sequence ATGGAAAGAGGCACCGACACGCCTGCGCCGCGCTCCGCCCTTCAGGAGCTCGCGCGGAGCCTCGCGGCCCGCGCACTCGCGCTCAGCGGCGTCTTCGTGCTGCTGAAGGTGGGGCTGGTGCGTTGGTACGCGGCGCGGGGGGTGGATGCACTCGCCGGGGTCGCCCCCCACCGGGTGCCCGCGCTGGCCGGGGCGGACCTGCTCGCCGCCGCGGCCGTCTTCGTCGTGGCGCTCGCGGCGGTGCTGCCGCTGGCTGCCTGGGGACGGCGCGGGGGACAGCGCCTCGCAGGGGCGCTGGGCGCAGCGCCCTTCGCCGCGGCCGCGCTGGTGGGGTGTGTGAGCTTCAAGGTGAACCAGGCCTATGGGCGGCCCCTGAGCTTCGGGCTGCTCGCGCTGGCTTCGTCCGGAGTGGGGGCGCTGCGCGACTCCGTGCTCGCCTCGGTGGACGCCCTGCTGCTCGCCGTCACCGCCGCCGCGCTGCTGGCGGTGCTGCTCGCCCCACGCGTGCTGGGCCCGGCGCTGCGCCGGCTCGGGGCGGTGGGGGCCGGGGCGCTGGTGCTCGGGCTGGGTGCGGCCGGCGGCGGCGCTGCGCAGCTGCTCTTTCGCAACGTGTACGCCTTCGGCCTGAAGACCAACCCGCTGGTGGAGCTGGCGCGCTCGCTGCCGCGGCGGCCCGCCAGCGCGCACGACGTGCTGCGCGAGCTGGAGGCCTCGGAGCGGCGGCTGGAGGGGCACGGGGGCGCGGCGCTCGACCTCTCCTCCCACCTCGCGCCGGGCCACGAGCCGGGCCACCCGGAGCTCCGGGGGAAGGCGGCGGGCTACAACCTGCTGCTGGTGGTGCTGGAGTCCACGGCGGCGCGGTACGTGGATGCGCAGACCGCCCCCACGCTCGCGGGCCTGGGCGCCGAGGGGCTGCGCTACGAGCACCACTTCACCACCGCCCCCTTCACACTCACCGCGCAGTACTCGCTGTACTACTCGGCCTACCTGCCCTTCGCGGACTTCGACGGGCGCACGCTCTACGGGCGGCCGCCGCCTTCCGCCTCGCTCCTCGAGAGCTTCAAGGCGGCAGGCTACGACACGGCGCTGTTCTGCTCGGCCTTCTTCTACTTCGCGGACCTCGGCTGGCTCTTCGAGCACAAGGGCGTGGACACGCTGGCCGGCGGCGAGCAGCTGCAGCGGCCCGAGCATCCGGTCCACTCGTGGGGCGTGCAGGAGTCGCAGACGGTCGAGGCGCTGAGCGCGTGGCTCGCCGAGCACCGGGGCGGGCCCTTCTTCGCCATCTACAACCCCATCACGCCGCACCACCCGTACCATGCCCCGCTCGCCGCCCGGCGCTTCGCCGGCTACGGCGTGGAGGACAACTACCGCAACGCGCTCTCCTACACGGACCAGCAGGTGGCGCAGCTGCTCGAGGTGCTGCGGCGGCTCGAGCTCGAGCGGCGGACGGTGGTGGTCGTGGTCTCGGACCACGGCGAGACCGTGCTCGGCCCCGGCGGCGCCGCGGGCCACGGGCTGGACTTCAGCGACGCCGAGTTCCGCACGCCCTTCCTCGTCTGGGCCCCCGAGCTGCTGCGCCAGCCCCAGCGCGAGGCGCTCTTCACGAACCACCTCGACGTGGCCCCGACCCTCGCCTCGCTCTTCGGCCTGCCTCAGCCGGCGGGCTGGCAGGGGCGCGACCTGCTCGCGCCGCAGGTGGAGCGGCGCACCCTGTACCTGGGGCTGGGCGCGAGCAACCGCAGCGGGCTCATCGACAACGGGTACGCGCTCGAGCACAACGCGAACGACGGCAGCCTTCACGGCTACACGGTGACGGCGGACCTCTTCACGCCGCTGGACTCGCTGCCCGAGGCGCTCGCGGCGCAGGGCCCGGCGGTGCAGGACTTCGAGGCGCGGCTGAAGCTTCGCCACCTGCGCGCGGCGCTCCAGGCGGACGGGCCGCCGCAGAGCCCGTCGCGGGGCGAGCCGCGCGCGGCCGACCAGCTGTAG
- a CDS encoding GDSL-type esterase/lipase family protein, translating to MISNTEWHAHHDRRLEQFRQENAALSRREGTQVVFLGDSLTEAFAVQRAFPERCVVNRGINSDHLGGTQGRGLLARISPELLAPAPSDVFVLAGVNDLGDRPDDVEGALARFRDLLQALRASYPDVRLWVQSLLPARAPYAHLNEPVRQLNARLRPLAAELGATYLDLHDLLSEAHGELDARLSRDGLHLTPRAYAIWSALLARSADLGRHHRPLLSRLSARGAHWTTLTGAWRQLRSRREG from the coding sequence ATGATTTCCAATACAGAGTGGCACGCCCATCACGATCGCCGGCTCGAGCAGTTCCGGCAGGAGAACGCCGCTCTCTCCCGCCGGGAGGGCACGCAGGTCGTCTTCCTGGGTGACTCGCTCACCGAGGCCTTCGCCGTGCAGCGCGCCTTCCCGGAGCGCTGCGTGGTCAACCGCGGCATCAACTCGGATCACCTAGGTGGCACGCAGGGCCGCGGGCTGCTCGCGCGCATCTCCCCGGAGCTGCTCGCGCCGGCCCCCTCGGACGTGTTCGTGCTCGCGGGCGTCAACGACCTGGGTGACCGGCCGGACGACGTGGAGGGCGCGCTCGCGCGCTTCCGCGACCTGCTGCAGGCGCTGCGCGCGAGCTACCCGGACGTGCGCCTGTGGGTCCAGAGCCTGCTCCCCGCGCGCGCGCCGTACGCCCACCTCAACGAGCCGGTGCGCCAGCTCAACGCGCGCCTCAGGCCGCTCGCGGCCGAGCTCGGCGCGACCTACCTCGACCTGCACGACCTGCTCTCGGAGGCGCACGGCGAGCTCGATGCGCGGCTGTCGCGCGACGGGCTGCACCTCACCCCGCGCGCCTACGCCATCTGGTCCGCCCTGCTCGCCCGCAGCGCGGACCTCGGCCGCCACCACCGCCCGCTGCTCTCACGGCTCTCCGCCCGCGGAGCGCACTGGACCACGCTCACGGGTGCGTGGCGCCAGCTCCGCTCGCGCCGGGAGGGTTGA
- a CDS encoding DUF4388 domain-containing protein has product MPPVRKILIADPELDSVRSLSRALRQRGYQVHYAPDGSRALEVAVLRHPDLVLFDEACKLLEARTFIQILRTNPRTDDIPVVLTTAQVDADQARGLRDGFLKKPFNLDEVLARIEHVFRRNEAAKDLRAETEEIEGSLSQLGIPDLMQILGMNKRSGRLALVRGSERGEISMSEGRPVNARLGKVEGEKALFRMIAWTEGTFTFTPGPVSGKPRIQRAIDDALLEGFRQADEVNRLLPTLPPRHTRLVLAPEADLPKDQHPVTAQVVELLRQPRSLGEVLDLAPALDLEVLGALSTLLQKDVARVAEGESEDGGPLLEPAELHALRSRVLRGRAPVRMVAAKVFVCGGGASAARRLLHRLPHLEPVAAEPSAVKSGFGTLGRLELSEVLRIDFCVLPPAEAARPLWHPFSAGAVGALVLDASEAAVRLARFLAWEVRVPVAVVGSAVPQALQAAPAGAVAAGDDVVEALRMLLVQAINPPGASGAGATHP; this is encoded by the coding sequence GTGCCCCCGGTCCGCAAGATCCTCATCGCCGACCCCGAGCTGGACTCGGTGCGCAGCCTCAGCCGCGCCCTGCGCCAGCGCGGCTACCAGGTGCACTACGCGCCGGACGGCAGCCGCGCGCTCGAGGTGGCCGTGCTGCGCCACCCGGACCTGGTCCTCTTCGACGAGGCGTGCAAGCTGCTCGAGGCGCGCACCTTCATCCAGATTTTGCGCACCAACCCCCGCACCGACGACATCCCGGTGGTGCTCACCACCGCGCAGGTGGACGCGGACCAGGCGCGCGGCCTGCGCGACGGCTTCCTCAAGAAGCCCTTCAACCTGGACGAGGTGCTCGCGCGCATCGAGCACGTGTTCCGCCGCAACGAGGCCGCCAAGGACCTGCGCGCCGAGACCGAGGAGATCGAGGGCTCGCTCTCTCAGCTGGGCATCCCGGACCTGATGCAGATCCTCGGGATGAACAAGCGCTCCGGGAGGCTCGCGCTGGTGCGCGGCTCCGAGCGCGGCGAGATCTCCATGAGCGAGGGGCGCCCGGTGAACGCGCGCCTGGGCAAGGTGGAGGGCGAGAAGGCCCTGTTCCGGATGATTGCGTGGACGGAGGGCACCTTCACCTTCACCCCGGGACCGGTGAGCGGCAAGCCGCGCATCCAGCGCGCCATCGACGACGCGCTGCTGGAGGGCTTCCGGCAGGCGGACGAGGTGAACCGGCTGCTGCCCACGCTGCCGCCGCGCCACACGCGCCTCGTGCTCGCCCCCGAGGCGGACCTGCCCAAGGATCAGCACCCGGTGACGGCCCAGGTGGTGGAGCTGCTGCGCCAGCCGCGCTCGCTCGGCGAGGTGCTGGACCTCGCGCCCGCGCTGGACCTGGAGGTGCTCGGCGCCCTCAGCACGCTGCTGCAGAAGGACGTCGCGCGGGTGGCCGAGGGCGAGAGCGAGGACGGAGGCCCCTTGCTCGAGCCCGCGGAGCTGCACGCGCTGCGCAGCCGCGTGCTGCGCGGCCGCGCGCCGGTGCGCATGGTGGCCGCGAAGGTGTTCGTGTGCGGCGGCGGCGCCTCCGCGGCGCGCCGGCTCCTGCACCGGCTGCCGCACCTCGAGCCGGTGGCCGCCGAGCCCAGCGCGGTGAAGAGCGGCTTCGGCACGCTGGGGCGGCTGGAGCTCAGCGAGGTGCTGCGCATCGACTTCTGCGTGCTACCCCCGGCCGAGGCCGCGCGCCCCCTGTGGCACCCCTTCAGCGCGGGCGCGGTGGGAGCGCTGGTGCTGGACGCGAGCGAGGCCGCGGTGCGGCTCGCGCGCTTCCTCGCCTGGGAGGTGCGCGTGCCGGTGGCCGTGGTGGGCAGCGCCGTGCCGCAGGCACTCCAGGCCGCGCCCGCCGGCGCCGTCGCCGCGGGCGACGACGTGGTGGAGGCGCTGCGCATGCTGCTGGTTCAGGCGATCAACCCTCCCGGCGCGAGCGGAGCTGGCGCCACGCACCCGTGA